From a single Streptomyces liliifuscus genomic region:
- the ffh gene encoding signal recognition particle protein: MFDTLSDRLAATFKNLRGKGRLSEADIDATAREIRIALLEADVALPVVRAFIKQVKERALGAEVSQALNPAQQVIKIVNEELVGILGGETRRLRFAKQPPTVIMLAGLQGAGKTTLAGKLGKWLQGQGHAPLLVACDLQRPNAVTQLSVVAERAGVGVYAPQPGNGVGDPVQVAKDSIEYAKQKQHDVVIVDTAGRLGIDQELMQQAADIRDAVSPDEILFVVDAMVGQDAVNTAEAFRDGVGFDGVVLSKLDGDARGGAALSIAHVTGRQVMFASNGEKLDDFDAFHPDRMASRILGMGDMLTLIEKAEQTFSQQEAEQMAEKLASKKGQDFTLDDFLAQMEQVRKMGSISKLLGMLPGMGQIKDQINNLDERDVDRTAAIIKSMTPGERQEPTIINGSRRARIAKGSGVEVSAVKGLVERFFEARKMMSRMAQGGGMPGMPGMPGTGGGAGRSKKQPKKAKGKQRSGNPMKRKQQEEEAAARREAAGQAGGAFGLPGGQQQPQDFELPDEFKKFMG, encoded by the coding sequence GTGTTCGACACTCTCTCCGATCGCCTCGCAGCGACATTCAAGAACCTTCGCGGCAAGGGGCGCCTGTCCGAGGCGGACATCGACGCCACCGCGCGCGAGATCCGTATCGCCCTGCTGGAGGCGGATGTCGCGCTCCCGGTCGTGCGGGCCTTCATCAAGCAGGTCAAGGAGAGGGCCCTCGGGGCCGAGGTGTCGCAGGCACTGAACCCCGCCCAGCAGGTCATCAAGATCGTCAACGAGGAGCTCGTCGGCATCCTCGGCGGCGAGACCCGTCGGCTGCGCTTCGCCAAGCAGCCGCCGACCGTGATCATGCTCGCGGGTCTGCAGGGTGCCGGTAAGACCACGCTCGCCGGAAAGCTCGGCAAGTGGCTCCAGGGCCAGGGGCACGCCCCGCTGCTGGTCGCCTGCGACCTCCAGCGCCCGAACGCGGTGACCCAGCTGAGCGTCGTCGCCGAGCGCGCCGGGGTCGGCGTCTACGCCCCCCAGCCGGGCAACGGCGTCGGTGACCCGGTCCAGGTCGCCAAGGACTCCATCGAGTACGCGAAGCAGAAGCAGCACGACGTCGTCATCGTCGACACCGCCGGCCGCCTCGGTATCGACCAGGAGCTGATGCAGCAGGCCGCGGACATCCGCGACGCGGTCTCGCCGGACGAGATCCTCTTCGTCGTCGACGCGATGGTCGGCCAGGACGCGGTCAACACCGCCGAGGCCTTCCGTGACGGCGTCGGCTTCGACGGCGTGGTCCTCTCCAAGCTCGACGGCGACGCCCGTGGTGGTGCCGCTCTCTCCATCGCGCACGTCACCGGCCGCCAGGTCATGTTCGCCTCGAACGGCGAGAAGCTGGACGACTTCGACGCGTTCCACCCGGACCGCATGGCGTCCCGCATCCTCGGCATGGGCGACATGCTCACGCTGATCGAGAAGGCCGAGCAGACCTTCTCGCAGCAAGAGGCCGAGCAGATGGCCGAGAAGCTGGCCTCCAAGAAGGGCCAGGACTTCACGCTCGACGACTTCCTGGCCCAGATGGAGCAGGTCAGGAAGATGGGCTCCATCTCCAAGCTGCTCGGCATGCTCCCAGGCATGGGTCAGATCAAGGACCAGATCAACAACCTCGACGAGCGTGACGTCGACCGCACGGCCGCCATCATCAAGTCGATGACGCCGGGCGAGCGCCAGGAGCCGACGATCATCAACGGCTCGCGCCGTGCCCGTATCGCCAAGGGTTCCGGTGTCGAGGTCAGCGCGGTCAAGGGCCTGGTCGAGCGGTTCTTCGAGGCCCGCAAGATGATGTCCCGCATGGCCCAGGGCGGCGGGATGCCGGGCATGCCCGGGATGCCGGGCACCGGTGGTGGCGCCGGCCGCTCGAAGAAGCAGCCCAAGAAGGCCAAGGGCAAGCAGCGCTCCGGCAACCCGATGAAGCGAAAGCAGCAGGAGGAAGAGGCCGCCGCACGCCGCGAGGCAGCGGGCCAGGCCGGCGGCGCCTTCGGCCTGCCGGGCGGCCAGCAGCAGCCGCAGGACTTCGAGCTGCCGGACGAGTTCAAGAAGTTCATGGGCTGA
- a CDS encoding [protein-PII] uridylyltransferase codes for MTSTDVRTEAEDSGPSGYAAARLRLLQEGARSGPPRRAALAELTDDWLSGLFDAGAGELRGISLVAVGGYGRGELSPRSDLDLLLLHDGSADSGAVASLADRIWYPVWDLGLDLDHSVRTPAEARKVAGEDLKVQLGLLDARHLAGDLGLTAGLRTAVLADWRNQAPKRLPELQELCAERAERQGELQFLLEPDLKEARGGLRDDTALRAVAASWLADAPREGLADARRRLLDVRDALHLATGRATDRLSLQEQDQVAAELGLLDADTLLRQVYEAARVVSYASDVTWREVGRVLRSRAVRPRLRAMLGGGKPTAERSPLAEGVVEQDGEVVLARAARPDRDPVLPLRAAAAAAQAGLPLSLHAVRRMAAGVRPLPTPWPAEAREQLVTLLGSGPSTIEVWEALEAEGLITRLLPDWERVRCRPQRNAVHIWTVDRHLIETAVRAAEFTRRVHRPDLLLVSALLHDIGKGWPGDHSVAGEIIARDVAARIGFDRSDVAVLATLVRHHLLLVETATRRDLEDPATVRSVAEAVGSQGTLELLHALTEADALATGPAAWSSWRASLVADLVKRVSAVLAGDTPEEPEAAAPTAEQERLAIEAFRTGGPVLALRAQTEPPAEPPAEEPSGDPEPLGVELLIAVPDQKGVLPAVAGVLAMHRLTVRTAELRALDLPDGVSGSVLLLDWRVAAEYGSLPQAARLRADLVRALDGSLDIAGRLAERDAAYPRRRGIVAPPARVTVASAASRLATVIEVRAHDAPGLLHRIGRALEQAQVRVRSAHVSTLGANAVDAFYVTGPEGAPLPGEQAASLARALEDTLRE; via the coding sequence GTGACGAGTACGGACGTGCGTACGGAAGCAGAGGACTCGGGACCCAGCGGCTATGCGGCGGCCCGGCTGCGCCTCCTCCAGGAGGGGGCGCGGTCCGGGCCGCCGCGCCGTGCGGCCCTCGCCGAACTGACCGACGACTGGCTGTCCGGTCTGTTCGACGCGGGCGCCGGCGAACTGCGCGGCATCTCGCTCGTCGCCGTCGGCGGCTACGGCCGCGGCGAGCTCTCCCCGCGCAGCGACCTCGACCTGCTGCTCCTGCACGACGGCAGCGCCGACTCCGGCGCGGTGGCCTCCCTCGCCGACCGCATCTGGTACCCGGTCTGGGACCTCGGCCTCGACCTCGACCACTCCGTCCGTACGCCCGCCGAGGCACGCAAGGTCGCGGGCGAGGACCTCAAGGTCCAGCTCGGACTGCTGGACGCCCGGCATCTCGCAGGCGACCTCGGCCTCACCGCAGGACTGCGCACGGCCGTCCTCGCCGACTGGCGCAACCAGGCGCCGAAACGTCTCCCCGAACTCCAGGAACTGTGCGCCGAACGCGCCGAGCGCCAGGGCGAGTTGCAGTTCCTCCTCGAACCCGACCTCAAGGAGGCCCGCGGCGGCCTGCGCGACGACACCGCGCTGCGCGCCGTCGCCGCCTCCTGGCTCGCCGACGCCCCGCGCGAGGGCCTCGCCGACGCCCGCAGGCGCCTCCTCGACGTCCGTGACGCCCTGCACCTCGCCACCGGCCGCGCCACCGACCGCCTCTCCCTCCAGGAGCAGGACCAGGTCGCCGCCGAACTCGGCCTGCTCGACGCCGACACACTGCTGCGCCAGGTGTACGAGGCCGCCCGCGTCGTCTCGTACGCCAGTGATGTCACCTGGCGCGAGGTGGGGCGTGTGCTTCGGTCGCGCGCCGTGCGGCCGCGGCTGCGCGCCATGCTGGGCGGCGGCAAGCCGACCGCCGAGCGTTCACCGCTGGCCGAGGGAGTCGTCGAGCAGGACGGCGAGGTCGTCCTCGCCCGCGCCGCCCGCCCCGACCGCGACCCCGTGCTGCCGCTGCGCGCCGCCGCCGCGGCCGCCCAGGCGGGTCTGCCCCTCTCCCTGCACGCGGTCCGCCGCATGGCCGCCGGGGTCCGCCCGCTGCCCACGCCCTGGCCCGCCGAGGCCCGCGAGCAGCTCGTCACGCTGCTCGGCTCGGGCCCCTCGACCATCGAGGTCTGGGAGGCACTGGAGGCGGAGGGCCTGATCACCCGGCTGCTGCCCGACTGGGAGCGCGTCCGCTGCCGCCCGCAGCGCAACGCCGTCCACATCTGGACCGTCGACCGCCACCTGATCGAGACGGCCGTCCGCGCCGCGGAGTTCACCCGCCGCGTCCACCGCCCCGACCTGCTGCTGGTCTCCGCCCTGCTGCACGACATCGGCAAGGGCTGGCCCGGCGACCACTCCGTGGCCGGCGAGATCATCGCGCGGGACGTGGCCGCCCGGATCGGCTTCGACCGCTCGGACGTGGCCGTGCTCGCCACACTCGTACGTCATCACCTGCTGCTCGTCGAGACGGCGACCCGGCGCGACCTGGAGGACCCGGCCACCGTGCGCTCGGTCGCCGAGGCGGTCGGCTCGCAGGGCACGCTGGAGCTGCTGCACGCGCTGACCGAGGCCGACGCGCTGGCCACCGGGCCCGCCGCCTGGTCCTCGTGGCGCGCCTCCCTCGTCGCCGACCTGGTCAAGCGGGTCTCCGCCGTGCTCGCCGGGGACACCCCCGAGGAGCCCGAGGCCGCAGCGCCCACCGCCGAACAGGAGCGGCTCGCCATCGAGGCGTTCCGCACCGGCGGACCCGTACTCGCGCTGCGCGCCCAGACCGAGCCGCCGGCCGAACCGCCCGCCGAGGAACCGTCCGGCGACCCGGAGCCCCTCGGTGTGGAACTGCTCATCGCGGTACCGGACCAGAAGGGCGTCCTCCCGGCCGTCGCGGGCGTCCTCGCCATGCACCGGCTCACCGTGCGCACGGCTGAGCTGCGGGCGCTGGACCTGCCCGACGGCGTCTCCGGCTCCGTGCTGCTCCTCGACTGGCGGGTCGCCGCCGAGTACGGCTCACTGCCGCAGGCCGCCCGGCTGCGCGCCGATCTCGTACGCGCCCTGGACGGGTCCCTCGACATCGCAGGGCGTCTCGCCGAGCGGGACGCCGCGTATCCGCGCCGGCGGGGGATCGTGGCGCCGCCCGCCCGGGTGACCGTGGCCTCCGCCGCGTCCCGGCTCGCCACCGTCATCGAGGTGCGCGCCCATGACGCGCCTGGGCTGCTGCACCGGATCGGGCGGGCGCTGGAGCAGGCGCAGGTGCGTGTCCGTAGTGCGCACGTGTCCACGCTGGGTGCGAACGCGGTGGACGCGTTCTATGTGACGGGGCCCGAGGGGGCGCCGTTGCCGGGGGAGCAGGCGGCTTCGCTTGCCCGGGCGTTGGAAGACACGTTGCGGGAGTGA
- a CDS encoding P-II family nitrogen regulator, producing MKLITAVVKPHRLDEIKEALQAFGVHGLTVTEASGYGRQRGHTEVYRGAEYTVDLVPKIRIEVLVEDDDAEQLLDVIVKAARTGKIGDGKVWSVPVETAVRVRTGERGPDAL from the coding sequence ATGAAGCTCATCACCGCCGTCGTGAAGCCCCACCGGCTCGACGAGATCAAGGAGGCCCTCCAGGCCTTCGGCGTCCACGGCCTCACGGTCACCGAGGCGAGCGGTTACGGTCGTCAGCGGGGGCACACCGAGGTCTACCGCGGTGCCGAGTACACCGTCGACCTCGTTCCCAAGATCCGCATCGAGGTGCTGGTCGAGGACGACGACGCCGAGCAGCTGCTCGACGTCATCGTGAAGGCGGCCCGTACCGGCAAGATCGGGGACGGCAAGGTCTGGTCCGTCCCGGTCGAGACGGCGGTCCGGGTCCGGACCGGCGAGCGCGGACCCGACGCGCTGTAG